In Oryza sativa Japonica Group chromosome 8, ASM3414082v1, the sequence CTGGGTGCAGTGATATCGTCAAGAACTCAAGCCGATCATATAATAGGGGCAATCGGTTAAGGCAGACAACAGTTTCTGTTCATTAAAGATTGGGCCCAGTAAATCAAGATCATGGCCAAGAGGACGATGTAATCaggaagaatcaatggtgtccttatggtattttcacgaagaatcagaagagaagggttcagagATTAAGGAATAGGGAGCACCTTCAGGAGGTTGAACAAAAAATtaatcatcggctgaagaaagcAAAGCCAAGGCAGGAGTGGCATGTTAAGAATCAGGTTCCTGTAGCCGATGATATTGCAGCCGATGAggcaaagaggttggcaaaagggaagAGTGTTGTGACGGCACCGGTTAACATGGTCTTTACCCTGCCAGCCGAATTCGGGATCGACCAAGCCGATGTCGATgaggtggaagaggaatcggctaagttggttctGTCACCAGAACAGGCAGTGATCGAGAAACccgaggggacagagaatcggcatcttaaaccattgcaTATAAACGGCtacgtcaatgggaagccgatgtctaaaatgatggttgatggtggggccgcggtaaatttgatgccctatgctacgttcaggaagttgggtagaaatatcgaggatctcatcaagacaaacatggtgctcaaagattttggtggcaatccatcagaaaccaaaggtgttctaaatgtggagctgacagtcggcagtaagactgttcctaccacgttttttgtcatcgatgggaaaggTTCTTACAGCTtattgcttggaagggattggattcacgccaattgttgcattccttcaactatgtatcaatgtttgattcagtggcaaggcgacaaaaTAGAGATTGTGCCAgtcgacaggtcagttaatgttgccagtgctgatttagctctttgggagatggatggccttgattgtttatatggaaaagtctgggatggagattttctaaaagtgtccaattctgatatacagccaattgaagatggagaacccaatctattattttgagggcgtcgtggagggttcaagtGTCTACACTACGGACatggtagatgatctcgatgacaagcaaggtcaaggtttcatgtcggccgatgatttggaagaagtggacataggtccaggcgatcggccaaggccgacatttattagtaggAACTTATCTccagagtttagaaccaagctgatagagctcttaaaagagtttagagattgcttcgcttgggagtattacgagatgcctggactcagccgattgattgttgaacatcggctacctatcaaaccaggggttaggccacatcaacaacctccgaggagatgcAAGGCCGACATGCTTGAACCGgtcaaggctgagattaaaagattatatgatgctggttttattcgtccttgccgatatgctgagtgtgtttctagtatagttcctgttatcaagaaaaaCAGCAAGGTCAGGGTATGCATTGATTTCCGAAATTTGAATAAGGCCACCCTGAAAGATGAATACCCAATACCAGTAGCCGATCAACTAGTTGATGCTTCTTCGGGACttaagattttgagttttatggacgGAAACGCAGGATacaatcaaatttttatggcCGAAGAAGACATTCACAAGacagcttttaggtgtcctggtgcaatcggtttatttgaatgggttgtcatgactttcggcttgaagagtgctggagctacatatcaaagagccatgaattatatatatcacgatctaatcggctggttggttgaagtctatattgatgatgtggttgttaagtctaaagagataaaggacCATATAGttgatttgaggaaggttttcgagagaaccagaaaatatggcctgaagatgaatccgacaaagtgtgcttttggtgtatcggctggccagtttttgggatttcttgttcatgagagggggatcgaggtaactcaaaggagtgttaatgcgataaagaagattcagcctccggagaacaagacagaattacaagagatgatcggcaagataaattttgttagaaggattatttctaatttgtctggaaggtTAGAACCTTTTGcaccattgttgagattgaaagccgatcagcagtttacttgggaggcagagcagcaaaaggctttggataatattaaggaatatcttagttgtcctcctgttttgattcttccacagaaaggaataccgtttaggttatatttgtcggccggtgagaagtcaatcggctcggtcttGATTCAGGAGTTGGAAGGGAAGGAACGAGTTGTATTCTATCtcagtcgtcggctcttggatgctaaaactagatattcccctgtggagaagttatgcttgtgtttgtatttttcatgtacaaggCTGAGGCATTATCTACTGTCCAACGAGTGTATTGTTGTATGTAAGGCTGATGTTGTCAAGtacatgctatcggctccaatattgaaaggaagggttggaaagtggatattttccttaaccgagtttgatcttcggtatgagtcaccgaaggcgattaagggacaagctatagctgattttattgtggaacatcgtgatgattcaatcggctcggttgaaatagtgccatggactttattctttgatggatcggtgtgtactcatggttgtggtatctgcctagttataatttcccctaggggggcatgtttcgagtttgcttatactattaaaccgtaTGTGACTAATAATCATGcctagttataatttcccctaggggggcatgtttcgagtttgcttatactattaaaccgtatgtgactaataatcaagctgagtatgaggcagtgctcaaagggttgcaattactcaaggaagttgaagccgataccATTGAAATCATGGGGTAAAATAGAGgttgtgggaacaaattcttacacatatatgtgtgctgtgattttatttttattcctcaccaaaacaaatcttgtaatagatctaaagattcaaaattacatgaaacttatatacaagttatactatagttacgtgcaagttacagtgtaattacactatgattgtactataattatatctgtcaaatttttaggggaaaatttatcgataaatgtATAGGTGGACATGTAAAACGTTACCACTGGATGAATGATGCAAGAACAATGGTAAATGTCAGATTCAATTCAGGGTTCTCGTTCTTGTGGAGTCACTCACATTCAGATGATGCGGCTGCGACGAGGGCACATCACCCAGCTTCTGCTGCTGATACTTGCTCCCGTTCGCCTCCTGCAGGAGATCACCATTGAAGAGGCTGCGACAACcctagctcctcctcctcctcagacCATTTCCTCCATGATAGGCTCCCTccgtggccgcggccgccgcctcctcgccgccgcgtccgccctcgcgctcctcctcctcctcctcctgtcccgctcgccgcgtcgtcgtccccACGGGTATGGCGTCGTCATCGACGCCGGTAGCACGAGGAGCCGCGTCCACGTCATCGCCTACcgctcccccgccgcctccgcggccgcggccgcgctccCGTGGATCGACTGGGCGCGCACGGCGTCGATGAAGGCGGCCCCGGGCTGTTGTCCTTCGCCTCCGATCCGGGCAGCGTGGGTCGGTCGCTGGCGCTGCTCGTGGAGTTCGCtcatggtcggcggcggcgaggcccggCATGGTCGGGTGAGGCAAGGTGGGAAGTCACGCGGGCGGCGGGTGAGGCtcatggtcggcggcggcggcgagggccggCATGGTCGGGTGAGGCGAGGTGGGAAGTCACGCGGGCGGCGGgtgaggcgggcggcgtggctggtgtggcgggcggcggagataaTCCTCTTTGGCGTGCGTTCTTTTTTTCGTTCTTTTTGGCGTGCAGTTTCTTTTTCCGGAGCGAGACGCAGTGTTAATCCGGTGCTAATTGCAACCGCAGGATTAATCCGGCGCTAATTGCAATCGCGGTGTTAATTACACTAAACAACTCGTGCTTTTTATATTAGTCTAGATTTGGCGTGCAGTTTCTTTTTCCGGAGCGAGACGCAGTGTTAATCCGGTGCTAATTGCAACCGCAGGATTAATCCGGCGCTAATTGCAATCGCGGTGTTAATAACACTAAACAACTTCGTGCTTTTTATATTAGTCTAGATAACATAGGGATGAGTAGCAAATTGTTAAACGCCATATCTGTGGAGTGATAAATAATATAAATGCCCCCGGACGAGATGGGGGGAAAAGCAGCACAAATCAGTAAGCCCAGTGAATACTCAGAGTTGAAGAGCTGACTTTTCCCTTGCAAAATGTTACTGCTGGGTGCTGGCCATCCCGTATACGCTTTCCATATGCTGATCAACATCCTGATGCTGCAAATCTTTTAGTACCACAGTGTTTCATGTCCATAACTGCACGGAGAAGCTATTCACCTGATGAATAGATGATAACAAATTTGGACCTGCCTAAATTTTACCTGGCCATATAGTTAACGTTTAAACTTATCCTCATGGTAACCGTTGAGAATCCAATGCGGCAAATCCCAATTTGATTGGATATCAATTTACCAACAAACATGGAAATCCATCACACAGCGTGTTCTGACAAAAAGATGTATAAAGTATTACATAGTTCATCTGACGTGACAATTTTCGCTTCTGTTCTTTGAGTCACCCTCCGGCGCTTGATACCTGCAGAGGATTCAGAAAATATCTTTAGAGATGTATCCAAATGAATGGTCAAGTCTCCGGGGATAGTGCTAGCGAGGGTATTGGGGCATAATTAAATAATGAGAAGTACAAAATTGCAAATAATTTTCTAGGTGCagtttaataaaataaaattcacaTCAACTGCTCCACGTTGATGGGAAGTGAACGTTGACAAAGATGCATAAGTTACAGTTAAAAAATTGTTTATTACTGGATTCCACCCCAAAATTGATACAGGAAGGAGACATCTTAATCCAAAAGCACAAGAACACAGTTCAACTTGACAATTACAAAGGTCACCAAGAAAAATTAGCAGGCATACTGTACAAGTGTTAAGATGAAAAAAACGAATTGCATTTTGAAGCTCCGTATTGCTTTATTATATTCCTAGGTGGCATCTCTTGTTGGCTCATAGCAACAATCCAGAACAGAGTAACATGGTACCATGATGCAGGACGTGAGCAAAGTAATGGTAGTTTGTACATGTTACAAACAACCTCTCTTTATTATACTATGTTCAGATTATCAATGCATATCAAAGATTTCAGCATAGCATTTCATTTGGAATAGAACTCAATTCCCCAAATATAACTTCTTAACCTATCACACGGTACACAAAAAGGGACATTTAAGGCCTAGACTTTCAAGAATTGAGACAGTACCCCCTTAGAACAATATACTATCATTAGTTCTGTAGATGGTTTTGCAACCATGcaataaaagccataaaatTTATGTAAGCCAGCACCTCATTCAAAACAATACACAAGCTAATTCTCCCTAGCAGCTGGGCAGAGTTGACTAGCAGTAGTTATCGGCACAACAGTGCGTGGTAGTGGAGGAATGGTGCCTTCTTACAATACTAGCAGAGCTATTTTCTGGTGGTTTCACCAGTTCCTGAGGTTTGAGACAAGGAGGCACACAGCAGGGTCTTTCTAACTTTGCTGAATCTGATAATATCTCTGACCCTTCTTGCTTACCCTGCAACCTGCAGTTCTCTTCTACTTCCTAAGCTGTATAACAATAACTTCATCTCCATTTTAGCTGAGCCACAGGTGGCTCTAGTTCAACAATCTCTCAGATCCATTAGAAATATTGacctaatttcttttttttatgagcACTAAATTTAACTTTGCGAACAGAAGTAAAGTAATATCATCAATGTAGTCTTGGTGAGTTTGTCCACACACCTCGAAGTAATTCTACATTTAATGAGCCGAGCTGAACATGCAGCTGTCAAACACACCCACCATCTACCATGCAGTCGTGATTAGTGAGTGCTGCTACTCAACTCTGCATAGCTGCTAGGGAGAATTAGCTTGTGCATTGTTTTGAATGAGGTGTTGGCTTACATAAATTTTATGGCTTTATTTATTGCATGGTTGCAAAACCATCTACAGAACTAATGATAGTATATTGTTCTAAGGGGGTATTGTCTTCGTGAGCGGAGACAAGGAAAACACTATGCAGCCACTGAATATCAGGAGGGTGAATGTGAAAGATCAATGATCTTGTTCTCTTGCATGATAGAACAAGATCACAATGTTACATGAGATAACAACGGTGTCAATTGGTGGATGCTAGTGACAGTCGATTGAGGGGTAAAACTTTAATATTTGCTCGCTCACTCATCAtctggaaaaagaaaattaagaatAGCCACAGCATCTCCACCTAGGCTAACCCTTCTTGTGAAATAACCATGGGGTTAAATTTGGttcaacaataataataattaggGCCTTCTTTGGAACACGTGATTGTGAGATGGGTTTTATGGTACTTGAAATGCCTTGTTCATTCTTTGTACCTGCATAGTTGCATACACTCATTCTGGTACATAACATCGTAAGGCAAAGCACGTATCAAAACAGTTTAAAAATCAAACTAGTGTTTATACATAGCATCTGTTCTTACCCAAGGGAGCATATTCCttcgagtaaatttcacaaaaccccaGGTTTTGGGGCACCCATAACACAACCCCAGGTACTACGATTTGTTTCAAAGAACCCTAGATTTTGGGGCGAAATGTTTCAGGACACCTTATGTTTAAGCTTGTATCATTGGTTTTCCTAATATAGTTATGCAtaataattgcaaaaaaaagagatattcctgagtatatatacatgttagcATCATTTTAACGAGCATCAGTTATTGGTAATATGATTGTTTACATGTATAACTGGTTAATGTGTCATTACTAGTCAGGTTGTTGTGCTTTTTCAATCGTGCAATGCAAGAGTAAGGAGGAAGATAAATTGCATGTGAGTGATGTATTTTGAGCCTACTAATGTGAACACATACTAACAATATGAGTATTTGACATAAACTTTCTTGAAACATTTTGGCCCAAAACCTAGGGTTCCTTGAAACAAATTGTAATACCTGGTTTTTTGCGTTACAAGTGTCTCAAAACCAGAACGATTTTATCAGCCATTCATCTGTCATGACTCATCATTCAAATCAATTATTGAAATGTTTGTTCGTATCAATAATTGAAATGATCATGTTTATAGTAGTTTCAAATTTACCATGTCCAAGTAAACATAAAATCAGATAATGCActcctagcttagctagctacaTAATTTGCATGGACTGATAAACATGATTGAACAATTCAGTTAAGCTCTTGAATTTTAATGCAGACAATCACGGTCATCGACAACCATTTTTAACATTCAACTAAACTCTAGGTTACGCTCCCACCCCACCACCAGACAAAGGGAATCTTTCCTCACCTACATGATTTCATGACAATGAAAATCTTCACTTCTGCAACCCATAATGAACTTAATCGTTTCTTAACATTTTATCGGTAATTTACGTTAGGCTCCCCCTCCCAACAACAGACCCCAGGGATGCTTCTTAGAACAGGTATAATGAACCTTAGTTCACAATAGGATAAATATTGTGCAGAAGTCTGGATGATAACTTAAAAGGGGATGGATCTTAGGAGAGATGAAAACATAGAGTTGGCGATGAACTTTTAGGAGAGAAAACAAAAAGACTAATTCATTATACATGCTTGCTTGGAAAATATAACACCTCCTTATTTATCTATTTATAAAGAACTGCTAACAGATTAGATCTAGAGATACGTCAAATTAAACCATCCAAAAATATGTTGCGCTCTAATAAAAACTACTTATCTTATAACAAAACAATTGATCCACTAAGTATCAACTAACTAAAGTGTTTCAAAAGCCATGTGCTACATGATGAGCCCTGATGGGCTTCATGTCACATAACAGTTGAAGTCATTTTTCATATCATTACCTGGAGCTGCTTGCAAATAACGTCTACTATGACTGCACCTAGCAATAAACTGCAGTTTGAATAGTAATAGTGCACAAGGACTGGATGTTACAATACTATGAATGATTTATCTGCATATTAACTAGCCTGCAACCTACTAACTTACATCAATAAAGCCCATTCAACAAAAAATGGATATGGTATATTGGTGATGAATTGAAGTGAGTGACCATGTGTCTTTAAGGAATTAAGGGGAGTGGACTACATAGTACATACTTCTATATTCATTCTTCAATTAATGAAAAGGATGGCAATACCTCCATGTTTACAAGGGCATATTAACAGATTATATATGTACTATGATAGAAATAGCTAAAGGAAGCCCAGAATACACGTAATTGCTATCTATAAAACCACTAGCTAGACATAGTGGATGCTATTGGTGGTTATACAAGTGAATGATAGACCCAAGTTACAATACCATACCATGCCACATGAATACTCACatataaaataattttccaAATCTGATTGGACAGAACAACAAAACCTTAATTCAACATTTCAGGCCGCTAAGCtcacatagtttttttttttttacttccatTACCAAGCGATTGAATCACAAAACATCACAGATGATGTACAGTTAGAATTTTACCACAGGAAAGTTCAGAACATTTGAAAAAGCAAACgattaaaatatgaaatataatTCATAAATTTTGGAAAGCTAGACTGGGTAAGGGAAAAAATCACCACAAGAGGACATGGTGAAGAAAGCAATTAAACTCACCAATCACTGTGAACACCGTCATAAAAATGCATGCCCTAAACATTAGGCAAAAGAGATTACCTTAATTTGCAGCAGGATACAATCATGCAGAACAAAGCAAAATACCCCCGACAGAACAAAATACTTCTGCTCTTAAGCATTTTCAGGAGATCCATTTCTCTGTACTAATTGAAAACGCCAACAGTCACAAGTCACCAAACAAGTCATCATTATCATCAGCTGAATTTGTATCCATATTCCCACTAGACTTCTTTTCATCAGCAGCTTTGACTTTTTCTGCCTGGTCATCCGACCTGTATGCCCAAGATGGGCCCAATAGTTGTGGAACAGTATCCCCATAAAGATCATCATAAATTCCACCTTTTGCTGTGCTTTTAACTTTGGTAAGAACCTGTTTTAGCTTATCTGTTACCCCACTGGGGGATGCACTTTCCTTTGGTGAAGGTTGCTCCTTTCCTTTTGGAATGACAGTAACCTGTACAAGGGATTCATATTTCCCAACAAGACTGCCTTCCTTCACCCCTACTGGACCTGGTTCAGTTTCAACATCTGCGCCATCTGAAATCCCAACCACTTGAATAAGTTCTCCTCCAACTTGATCTCTAAATGATACTCTTAGTTTTTTACTTCTCTTCAAGGGCCTTCCAGCTGGCTCGTTATCATCATTTGCACCAGAGGCATCTCCCGAAGAATCTTTTGATCTGGATAAGTCTGATTTACTAATACCATAGCGGTTAAGTATTGTGTTGTATGCGACCACAGCATCTTCATCATTGGGGTCTGGTGGAGATGGCAGACTGACATCTGATGGAAGACTATGAGTTGGGAAAAAGGCAGCGCTATTCTTTCGTAGGATATAGGTTCTGGTTGATGCAGCAAAGCGAAGTGACTGACCAACTTCAAGTTCAACAGGGTTGTCTTTAGTTAGTCTCTCATTTGCAACAAATGTGCCATGAACTGATCCTAAATCAATAACATATATGCTGAAATACAAAAAGAATGGAAAAAATGTCAGTGATGCACCAAAGCAGCAGTGTCAATAAAAGTAGAAATGTTTTCCATTTGAGGCCCAGTGGTTTTTCTGGCCGACAAATTCTGAGCAAGGCATGCCTTAAGGTTCTTCAAAAAGAAAACACATTGCAACATGACATAGGCAACTGTTCTGAAACTAAACTTGAAATTTAGGTGCATCCAAgggattgatttttttattgataATATGAATGGTGTTGTTGAACCACATTGTTTCATATAGGTTGTTGCTTATGAATTATTAAGCTCAATTCCACTGCTAGCATGCGTAGCATTCAGTAACAAACAGCGGCTAAAAAAACTACCATCAAAGACAAAATCAACAAGTGGAATCACAACTGTGTTAACATTAGCATTATTTTTAGTCTAACCTTCCATTTCTGTGTGGAACAACAGCAGCATGCTGCCGCGATACAGACTGATGGTCCAACACGAAATCACATGCAGGTACCTGCCTCCCAAATATATGCCTCTTCTTCTCCAGATTGATCCGATCAATGACATCCCCATCCTTCAACACCTCAAGATAGTAAACCCCAGGGCGCGGCTCTATCGCCCAGTCAGGTGGCTGCCACGCTGATTGCCCACcaccgacctgggtcccagcatGCCCCGGCGCCCCGGTCTCTTGCCCGGCCACCCTCAAACTGGCACCTTGCGGACTCAGGTGACTCTGGCTGGTTCCAAC encodes:
- the LOC4345277 gene encoding protein phosphatase 1 regulatory inhibitor subunit PPP1R8 homolog, which produces MYRGGLDRFKKAQALEPFSVQSGSAAKNVPAAARTAKGPPAPLTLPQNSHVGTSQSHLSPQGASLRVAGQETGAPGHAGTQVGGGQSAWQPPDWAIEPRPGVYYLEVLKDGDVIDRINLEKKRHIFGRQVPACDFVLDHQSVSRQHAAVVPHRNGSIYVIDLGSVHGTFVANERLTKDNPVELEVGQSLRFAASTRTYILRKNSAAFFPTHSLPSDVSLPSPPDPNDEDAVVAYNTILNRYGISKSDLSRSKDSSGDASGANDDNEPAGRPLKRSKKLRVSFRDQVGGELIQVVGISDGADVETEPGPVGVKEGSLVGKYESLVQVTVIPKGKEQPSPKESASPSGVTDKLKQVLTKVKSTAKGGIYDDLYGDTVPQLLGPSWAYRSDDQAEKVKAADEKKSSGNMDTNSADDNDDLFGDL